A stretch of Fundicoccus culcitae DNA encodes these proteins:
- the pstA gene encoding phosphate ABC transporter permease PstA produces MKNFSLTRFIVWAAAFFTIGMLAFIIGFILWNGVPYLTPEIFSWHYTTDNVSMTPSIISTLIIVGISLLIAGPIGIFTAFYLVEYTDQSSWFLSLIRLATDTLAAVPSIVYGLFGMLFFVIRLGWGYSHLAGILTITIMILPIIISSTEEALHSVDNSLRMGSLALGAGKLRTIFTVVLPVAMPGILSGIILAIGRIVGESAALLYTLGSSSNMITSLMSSGRTLAVHMYVLSNEGFHVNEAYATATVLIILVLLINALSTYISNKLGSGGK; encoded by the coding sequence ATGAAAAACTTTTCTTTAACCCGTTTCATCGTTTGGGCCGCTGCCTTCTTTACAATAGGTATGTTAGCTTTCATTATTGGGTTTATCCTTTGGAATGGTGTGCCTTATTTAACGCCTGAGATTTTTTCATGGCATTATACAACGGATAATGTATCGATGACACCGTCTATTATTTCTACCTTGATCATTGTTGGTATTTCACTTTTAATTGCTGGTCCAATTGGTATTTTCACGGCTTTCTATTTAGTGGAATATACTGACCAATCCAGTTGGTTTCTTTCGCTTATTCGACTTGCAACGGACACTTTAGCTGCCGTTCCTTCGATTGTTTATGGTTTGTTTGGAATGTTGTTTTTCGTAATTCGTTTAGGCTGGGGTTATTCACACTTAGCGGGTATTTTAACGATTACCATTATGATCTTACCGATTATTATTTCTTCAACTGAAGAAGCGCTACATAGCGTAGATAATTCATTGAGAATGGGGAGTCTAGCTTTAGGGGCAGGTAAATTAAGAACTATTTTCACAGTCGTCCTACCTGTTGCGATGCCTGGGATTTTATCAGGAATTATTTTAGCTATCGGAAGAATTGTCGGCGAATCAGCGGCTCTACTATATACTCTTGGTTCATCCAGCAATATGATTACGAGTCTTATGTCTTCAGGTCGAACATTAGCGGTACACATGTATGTCTTGTCCAATGAAGGGTTTCATGTTAATGAGGCTTATGCAACGGCAACGGTGTTAATTATCTTAGTATTATTAATTAATGCACTATCAACCTATATAAGTAATAAACTCGGTTCGGGAGGAAAATAA
- the pstC gene encoding phosphate ABC transporter permease subunit PstC, with product MQRNSTETIMKYVFMFCAMISIIAIILIFYFIFEGGVPFIIEEGLGNFLLGQVWRPRATNAQFGIFPMIVGSVIVTFGAILIGVPIGILTAVFMAYFCPKPLYRWLKPAINLMAAIPSIVYGFFALQIFVPFFRNIMGGSGMNMVTASLLLGIMILPTIIGMSEASIRAVPASYYQASMGLGATHERSVMNVVVPAAKSGILSSVILGIGRAIGETMAVILVTGNQPALPTGLNSGVRTLTTNIVLEMAYASGRHRESLIATAVVLFVFILIINTIFMVIKSKGKDS from the coding sequence ATGCAACGGAATTCGACAGAAACAATTATGAAGTATGTCTTTATGTTTTGCGCTATGATATCGATCATTGCTATTATTTTGATATTCTACTTCATTTTTGAAGGGGGCGTCCCTTTTATCATTGAAGAAGGATTAGGCAATTTCCTTTTAGGTCAAGTTTGGCGTCCACGTGCTACCAATGCTCAATTTGGTATTTTCCCAATGATTGTTGGATCAGTCATTGTTACTTTTGGAGCCATCTTAATTGGTGTACCCATTGGTATTTTAACAGCGGTTTTTATGGCATATTTTTGTCCGAAACCCCTTTATCGTTGGCTGAAGCCGGCCATCAATTTAATGGCGGCTATCCCTTCTATCGTTTACGGTTTCTTCGCTTTACAAATATTTGTTCCTTTCTTTAGAAATATAATGGGTGGTTCAGGGATGAATATGGTAACAGCTTCCTTATTATTGGGAATTATGATTCTTCCGACAATTATCGGTATGTCAGAAGCTTCTATACGTGCGGTGCCGGCTTCTTATTACCAAGCTAGTATGGGATTAGGTGCGACTCATGAACGATCTGTCATGAACGTTGTTGTTCCAGCAGCGAAATCCGGCATTTTATCTTCAGTTATTTTAGGAATTGGACGCGCAATTGGTGAAACAATGGCCGTTATTCTAGTTACAGGAAATCAACCAGCGCTACCAACGGGACTCAACAGTGGCGTGCGTACTTTAACAACGAATATCGTATTAGAAATGGCCTATGCTTCTGGTCGACACCGTGAATCATTAATCGCAACAGCAGTCGTTCTTTTTGTTTTCATTCTTATTATCAATACCATCTTCATGGTGATTAAGTCGAAAGGTAAGGATAGCTAA
- the pnpS gene encoding two-component system histidine kinase PnpS, producing MKKIKQRMFENQSFVLSVLFIFVLLFSSLYYFSVRYLIQNQAEAEAVKVINYSQAALTEEDITHFWASSVEGASYDVSTVSTSRLPDLEWSTFSIGSLNPSVFEPILEQKSNNDPFSWVKEGYLWVAAPIEGEQWLLLRYPSDYFKSYWQMFWIGMALFVVSLVCLVFAFYKQFYQMTDRAIANISDGLNRIKQNDYTFTYEEDNYSTIDNLGMQVETLSKHLEKEHNFLSASEQKLSLMLDHINLGVLVIDELGKIELFNPAAASLLKIDDSALGRSYETYIKSYLLANMIRHVMQDRESLRDEIEMFVPNSKYIDVNIVPFSVGSGVNDDSILVLLYDISEIRRLETVRTEFVANASHELRTPVTAIKGFAETLLAGAIDTPKVARQFVEIIANESNRLEIIIHDILELSRVEKQTIPVTVNEFNIVDAAEASVEFFLAKAKAKKIGLTIDADEAVMYKADQHRIEQIFTNLIDNAINYSEENSDIIIKIRRKRKGVQFSVTDNGIGIPENDQERIFERFYRVDKGRSRNSGGTGLGLSIVRNLVKVLNGKIEVESQVGVGSTFKVFLPY from the coding sequence ATGAAAAAAATTAAACAACGCATGTTTGAGAATCAATCGTTTGTATTAAGTGTGTTATTTATTTTTGTTTTATTATTTTCTAGTTTGTACTATTTTAGTGTACGTTATTTGATACAAAATCAAGCTGAAGCAGAAGCTGTGAAGGTTATTAATTATTCGCAAGCCGCTTTGACTGAAGAAGATATTACCCATTTTTGGGCTTCTTCGGTTGAAGGGGCTTCTTATGATGTTTCGACAGTATCAACCAGCCGTCTACCTGATTTAGAGTGGAGTACTTTTTCCATTGGAAGTCTAAATCCAAGTGTTTTTGAACCCATTTTGGAGCAAAAATCAAATAACGATCCTTTTAGTTGGGTAAAGGAAGGTTATCTTTGGGTTGCTGCACCGATTGAAGGAGAACAATGGTTATTGCTACGCTATCCGAGCGATTATTTTAAAAGTTATTGGCAAATGTTTTGGATAGGTATGGCTTTATTTGTTGTTAGTTTAGTCTGTTTGGTCTTTGCTTTTTACAAACAGTTTTATCAAATGACTGATCGGGCTATCGCAAATATAAGTGATGGATTAAACAGGATTAAGCAAAATGATTATACGTTTACCTATGAAGAAGATAATTATTCGACGATAGATAATTTAGGTATGCAAGTAGAAACCTTATCGAAGCATTTAGAAAAAGAACATAATTTTTTAAGTGCTAGTGAACAAAAATTATCATTAATGCTAGATCATATTAATTTAGGGGTCTTAGTAATTGATGAATTAGGTAAAATAGAATTATTTAATCCTGCAGCAGCATCTTTATTGAAAATAGACGATAGTGCGTTAGGTCGTTCCTATGAAACATACATTAAAAGTTACTTGTTGGCGAATATGATCCGTCATGTGATGCAAGATAGAGAATCTTTGCGAGATGAAATTGAAATGTTTGTGCCTAATTCGAAGTATATCGATGTAAACATCGTTCCTTTTTCGGTAGGAAGTGGCGTAAATGATGATTCAATTTTGGTTTTGCTTTATGATATTTCGGAAATACGGCGTTTAGAGACCGTTAGAACAGAATTTGTGGCGAATGCATCGCATGAATTAAGGACACCAGTAACGGCTATCAAGGGATTTGCTGAAACGCTATTAGCTGGTGCCATTGATACCCCAAAAGTAGCACGCCAATTTGTTGAAATTATTGCCAATGAAAGTAATCGTTTGGAAATAATTATCCATGATATTTTAGAGTTATCTAGAGTAGAAAAACAAACCATACCTGTGACCGTTAATGAATTTAATATAGTGGATGCAGCCGAAGCCAGTGTTGAATTCTTCTTAGCTAAAGCAAAAGCCAAAAAAATCGGCTTAACAATTGATGCGGATGAAGCAGTGATGTATAAAGCTGATCAGCATCGTATTGAACAGATTTTCACAAATTTAATTGATAATGCCATTAATTATTCTGAAGAAAATAGTGATATTATTATAAAAATCCGTCGTAAACGTAAAGGGGTTCAATTTTCTGTGACGGATAATGGCATTGGAATTCCAGAAAATGATCAGGAACGCATCTTTGAACGGTTTTATCGTGTGGATAAAGGGCGTAGCCGAAATTCAGGTGGTACAGGATTGGGCTTGTCGATTGTAAGGAATTTAGTCAAGGTATTGAATGGAAAAATAGAGGTTGAAAGCCAAGTCGGAGTTGGTTCAACTTTTAAAGTATTTTTACCTTATTAA
- a CDS encoding response regulator transcription factor — MKRILVVDDEPSILTLLEYNLDQAGYSVETATDGKQAYKMIKDNPYDFIILDIMLPKMDGMDVCRRVRQDNITTPILMLTAKDDEYDKIIGLELGADDYLTKPFSPREVVARIKAIFRRMETSDTENVIGLSESESEEETTTDLLEANTKLEAIDQEDNQVMKLGALEIYVDRYEVLVDGVPIEITPKEYELLVYMALRKGRILSREQLLNNIWNFDYAGETRIVDVHISHLREKIEKNTKNPQYIRTVRGFGYKFEVPEEYEKN; from the coding sequence ATGAAACGTATTTTAGTAGTTGATGATGAACCTTCAATTTTAACATTATTAGAGTATAACTTAGATCAAGCAGGTTATTCGGTTGAAACAGCAACAGATGGTAAGCAAGCCTATAAAATGATTAAAGATAATCCGTATGATTTTATCATTTTAGATATAATGTTACCAAAAATGGATGGTATGGATGTTTGTCGGCGTGTGAGGCAAGATAATATCACAACGCCTATATTAATGTTAACGGCTAAAGATGACGAGTATGATAAGATTATTGGCCTTGAATTAGGTGCAGATGATTATCTTACAAAACCTTTTAGTCCAAGGGAAGTCGTAGCACGGATTAAAGCGATATTTAGACGGATGGAAACGAGTGACACTGAAAATGTTATTGGCCTATCTGAATCGGAATCAGAGGAAGAAACGACTACCGACTTATTAGAAGCGAATACCAAATTAGAAGCGATTGATCAAGAAGATAACCAAGTCATGAAACTTGGTGCATTGGAAATATATGTCGATCGTTACGAGGTTCTAGTTGATGGGGTTCCGATAGAGATTACACCCAAAGAGTATGAATTATTAGTTTATATGGCGCTGCGGAAAGGTCGCATTTTAAGTCGTGAGCAACTATTAAATAATATTTGGAATTTCGATTATGCCGGTGAAACCCGTATTGTTGATGTACATATTAGCCATTTAAGAGAAAAAATTGAAAAAAACACTAAAAATCCACAGTATATTCGAACGGTCAGAGGTTTTGGCTATAAATTTGAGGTGCCAGAGGAATATGAAAAAAATTAA
- the ftsX gene encoding permease-like cell division protein FtsX produces MSAIRSFFRHIRDGFRNLFRNGWMTTTSIITMTLTLIMVGGLAVLLINMNQLATNIEQGLQIRVHIDLLAESDDEDILRKNIEAIPEVTSVTYRTKDEELASLIENYGSEFELFEGDANPLYNIFVVNIEDPDQLASVAQAINQFDSVDNVEYGGFNTENIVNILETSRYILAIVAAVLIVIAVLLVSNTIKATISARQTEIEIMRLVGAKNSFIRAPFAIEGALIGLFGALFASLFLYGLYTFILRAPGELLGIVNLNLVPVWPMMAYVSVGLLVIGILLGVIGARRSMKQFLKI; encoded by the coding sequence ATGAGCGCGATTAGAAGTTTTTTCCGTCATATTCGTGATGGTTTTCGAAACCTCTTTAGAAATGGATGGATGACAACCACCTCCATAATAACGATGACGCTAACCTTGATTATGGTAGGTGGATTGGCTGTTTTATTAATCAATATGAACCAATTAGCTACAAATATAGAACAAGGTTTGCAGATTCGTGTACATATTGATTTATTAGCGGAAAGTGATGATGAAGATATTTTACGAAAAAATATCGAAGCTATACCCGAAGTAACAAGTGTCACTTATCGTACAAAAGATGAAGAATTAGCCAGTCTGATAGAAAACTATGGTAGCGAATTTGAGTTGTTTGAAGGGGATGCCAATCCTTTATATAATATTTTTGTCGTTAATATTGAAGACCCTGATCAATTAGCTAGTGTGGCACAAGCCATCAACCAGTTTGATTCAGTTGATAATGTTGAATATGGTGGCTTTAACACGGAAAATATTGTTAATATCCTTGAAACGAGTCGTTATATTTTAGCCATAGTAGCAGCTGTTTTGATTGTTATAGCGGTATTATTAGTATCGAATACGATTAAGGCCACTATTTCAGCAAGGCAAACTGAAATTGAAATTATGCGATTAGTAGGTGCTAAAAATAGTTTTATTCGCGCACCTTTTGCGATTGAAGGAGCATTAATCGGATTATTTGGAGCCCTATTTGCTTCTTTATTCTTATATGGACTGTACACTTTTATCCTGCGCGCACCAGGCGAATTATTAGGCATTGTTAATCTAAACCTAGTCCCTGTGTGGCCAATGATGGCTTACGTAAGTGTTGGACTGCTTGTGATTGGCATCCTTTTAGGTGTGATTGGTGCACGTCGTTCAATGAAACAATTTTTAAAAATTTAA
- the ftsE gene encoding cell division ATP-binding protein FtsE, whose amino-acid sequence MIQFTNVVKQYSNGIKAVDNVSLRIEQGEFVYLVGPSGSGKSTLMKLIYREEKANSGKITVGKYILQDMKEKDVPYLRRYVGVVFQDFKLLPKLNVYENVAYALEVTGKSKKDIKKRVNDVLALVDLRHKIHQYPSELSGGEMQRVAIARAMANRPSILIADEPTGNLDPETANDIFRVLEDINLTGTTIIMGTHNDTLVNRYKHRVVRINDGKIIRDDYKGAYNERD is encoded by the coding sequence ATGATTCAATTTACAAATGTAGTCAAACAGTATTCTAATGGAATCAAAGCCGTAGATAATGTTAGTTTACGTATTGAACAAGGTGAGTTTGTTTATTTAGTAGGGCCAAGTGGTTCGGGGAAATCGACTTTAATGAAGTTGATTTATCGTGAAGAAAAAGCCAATTCTGGAAAAATAACGGTTGGAAAGTATATTTTGCAAGATATGAAAGAAAAAGATGTTCCTTATCTTAGACGTTATGTCGGAGTTGTGTTCCAAGACTTCAAACTATTACCCAAATTAAATGTTTATGAAAATGTTGCCTATGCTTTAGAGGTAACGGGTAAGAGTAAAAAAGATATTAAAAAACGTGTCAATGATGTTCTAGCCCTAGTTGATTTAAGACATAAAATCCATCAATATCCCTCTGAGTTATCCGGTGGTGAAATGCAACGGGTAGCGATTGCACGTGCTATGGCTAATCGACCAAGCATACTCATTGCCGATGAACCGACGGGGAATTTAGACCCGGAAACGGCTAATGATATTTTTCGTGTTTTAGAAGATATTAATTTGACGGGTACCACGATTATTATGGGGACACATAATGATACCTTAGTGAATCGATATAAACATCGTGTCGTTCGTATAAACGATGGCAAAATTATCCGTGATGACTATAAGGGGGCGTACAATGAGCGCGATTAG
- the prfB gene encoding peptide chain release factor 2 (programmed frameshift), whose translation MEFYEMKQFIEEASEQVDSYRGLFDLDAIEADIANYEYQMAQSGFWDDNEAAQKVMKDLNQAKATYQEFETMTERVDEINLGIELYNESKDEDILSELEENIQRLSDQLSNYETKLLLSGPHDANDAILEIHPGAGGTESQDWGSMLLRMYQRWAEQQGFTVEIIDYNEGEEAGIKSATLSISGQYAYGYLKSEKGIHRLVRISPFDSNSRRHTSFASVEVTPVLDDTVEVDVNPDDLRIDTFRASGAGGQHINKTSSAVRITHIPTGIVTQSQSQRSQLQNREQAMKMLKAKLYQLEEEKKATELAEVKGDQKEIAWGSQIRSYVFHPYSMVKDHRTQYEVGQVQAVMDGDLNGFIDAYLKWSIQSNDE comes from the exons ATGGAATTTTATGAAATGAAACAGTTTATTGAAGAAGCAAGTGAGCAAGTTGACAGTTATCGG GGGCTCTTTGACTTAGATGCGATAGAAGCGGATATTGCAAATTATGAATATCAGATGGCTCAAAGCGGATTTTGGGACGATAATGAAGCGGCTCAAAAAGTGATGAAAGATTTGAATCAAGCCAAAGCTACCTACCAAGAATTTGAAACAATGACGGAAAGAGTCGATGAAATTAACTTGGGCATAGAATTATATAATGAGTCTAAAGATGAGGATATATTAAGTGAACTCGAAGAAAACATTCAACGCTTGAGCGATCAATTATCGAATTATGAGACCAAACTTTTGTTGTCAGGGCCACACGATGCCAATGATGCCATTTTAGAAATTCATCCGGGTGCTGGTGGAACAGAATCGCAAGATTGGGGTAGTATGTTGTTGCGTATGTACCAAAGATGGGCTGAACAGCAAGGTTTTACAGTCGAAATAATTGACTATAATGAAGGTGAAGAAGCGGGCATTAAAAGTGCGACCTTATCCATTAGTGGTCAATACGCTTATGGTTATTTAAAATCAGAAAAAGGCATTCATCGCTTAGTAAGAATTTCGCCCTTTGATTCAAATAGTAGACGTCATACGTCTTTTGCGTCTGTAGAAGTTACACCCGTTCTAGATGATACCGTTGAGGTTGATGTAAATCCAGATGATTTACGGATTGATACTTTTCGAGCGAGTGGTGCAGGGGGACAACATATTAATAAAACGTCTTCCGCTGTAAGGATTACCCATATTCCAACAGGAATCGTGACCCAAAGTCAGTCGCAACGATCGCAGTTACAAAATAGAGAACAAGCAATGAAAATGTTAAAAGCTAAACTGTATCAATTAGAGGAAGAGAAAAAAGCGACTGAATTAGCCGAAGTAAAAGGGGATCAAAAGGAGATTGCTTGGGGTTCACAGATTAGGTCATATGTTTTCCACCCGTATTCTATGGTAAAAGATCATCGAACACAGTATGAAGTGGGTCAAGTACAGGCTGTGATGGATGGAGATTTGAATGGTTTTATTGATGCTTATTTAAAATGGTCTATTCAATCAAACGATGAATAA
- the secA gene encoding preprotein translocase subunit SecA: MANILRNLIENDKAELKRTGKIADEVMAMEPTFKDMTDEQLRAMTTELKNKLAKGQTLDDILVEAFAVVREAARRVTGLFPYKVQIQGGVVIHDGNIAEMKTGEGKTLTETMPVYLNALAGKGVHVVTVNDYLATRDSKEMGEIYRFLGLTVGLNLNSMTPAQKREAYNCDITYSTNNELGFDYLRDNMVVYQHQMVQRPLNFAVVDEVDSILVDEARTPLIISGQAGKSTALYTRADYFAKGLKEEEDYTIDLSSKTIALTDTGVDKAERVFRLENLYEPEHTALVHHIDQALRANYIMIHDIDYVVDEGQVKIVDGFTGRIMEGRRYSDGLHQAIEAKEGVKIENESKTMATITFQNYFRMYKKLAGMTGTAKTEEEEFREIYNMNVIQIPTNRPVIREDAADLLYPNLKSKFKAVVEDIKRRHEQGQPLLVGTVAVETSEYLSRLLTKEGIPHEVLNAKNHFKEAEIIMQAGQRGAVTIATNMAGRGTDIKLGSGVVERGGLCVIGTERHESRRIDNQLRGRAGRQGDPGASQFYLSLEDDLMRRFGSDRIQAVWQKLNEDDSEDDLAIQSKMLSRQVESAQKRVEGNNYDTRKNVLEYDEVMREQREVIYGQRLEVITSKESLTPYVKAMIKRTISRQVAYATEGEKKNWQLESLLDYAKANLVSPDSITLADLENKNADELTDYLYSITEAAYDEKIGQLNGPEQVMEFEKVIILKVVDSKWTDHIDMMDNLRQGVGLRAYAQTNPLTEYQTEGYDRFQEMIAAIEQDVTRFVMKAQIRQNVEREQVNQSNPRPAKRPVPTA; encoded by the coding sequence ATGGCTAACATCCTTCGTAATTTAATCGAAAATGATAAAGCTGAGTTAAAACGGACAGGGAAAATAGCAGATGAAGTGATGGCTATGGAACCAACATTCAAAGATATGACAGATGAACAGCTAAGAGCTATGACAACTGAATTAAAAAACAAACTTGCAAAGGGTCAAACACTGGATGATATTCTTGTTGAAGCTTTTGCGGTAGTGCGTGAAGCAGCCCGCCGTGTTACAGGGTTATTTCCATATAAAGTTCAAATCCAAGGTGGGGTTGTCATTCACGATGGTAATATTGCAGAGATGAAAACAGGTGAAGGGAAAACCTTAACTGAAACCATGCCGGTATATTTAAATGCCCTTGCCGGTAAAGGGGTCCATGTGGTAACTGTTAACGATTACCTAGCAACACGTGACTCAAAAGAAATGGGTGAAATTTATCGTTTCTTAGGTTTAACCGTAGGCTTGAATCTTAATTCAATGACCCCAGCGCAAAAACGCGAGGCTTATAATTGTGACATTACATACAGCACGAATAATGAATTAGGCTTTGACTATTTAAGAGATAACATGGTGGTATACCAACATCAAATGGTGCAACGTCCTTTGAATTTTGCGGTTGTCGATGAGGTGGATTCCATCTTAGTCGATGAAGCAAGAACGCCTTTGATTATTTCAGGTCAAGCTGGAAAATCCACTGCCTTGTATACGCGTGCGGATTATTTTGCTAAAGGCTTAAAAGAAGAAGAAGATTACACCATTGATTTATCTTCGAAAACAATTGCTTTAACCGATACAGGTGTTGATAAAGCTGAACGTGTCTTTCGCTTAGAAAACTTGTATGAACCTGAACATACGGCCTTGGTTCACCATATTGATCAAGCCTTACGGGCGAATTATATTATGATTCATGATATTGATTATGTAGTGGATGAAGGTCAAGTGAAAATCGTGGATGGCTTTACAGGTCGTATTATGGAAGGTCGTCGCTATTCTGATGGTCTACACCAAGCGATTGAAGCAAAAGAAGGCGTAAAGATTGAAAATGAATCTAAAACAATGGCAACCATTACCTTCCAAAATTATTTCCGTATGTATAAAAAATTAGCTGGGATGACGGGTACAGCAAAAACGGAAGAGGAAGAATTCCGTGAAATTTATAACATGAACGTTATTCAGATTCCAACTAACCGTCCTGTTATTCGAGAAGACGCAGCCGATTTGTTGTATCCAAACTTGAAATCTAAGTTTAAGGCGGTTGTAGAAGATATTAAACGTCGTCATGAACAAGGACAACCCTTATTGGTGGGGACGGTGGCAGTTGAAACCTCTGAATATCTATCACGTTTGTTAACTAAAGAAGGTATTCCACACGAAGTCTTAAATGCTAAAAACCACTTTAAAGAAGCTGAGATTATTATGCAAGCTGGTCAACGGGGTGCCGTAACGATTGCCACTAACATGGCTGGTCGTGGGACGGATATTAAATTAGGTAGTGGTGTTGTAGAACGTGGTGGACTATGTGTGATTGGGACGGAGCGTCATGAATCACGTCGGATTGATAATCAATTACGTGGACGGGCTGGACGTCAAGGTGACCCAGGTGCATCTCAATTTTATCTATCATTAGAAGATGATTTAATGCGCCGTTTTGGTTCAGATAGAATTCAAGCAGTATGGCAAAAGTTGAATGAAGATGACTCTGAAGATGATTTAGCTATTCAAAGTAAAATGTTATCACGTCAAGTAGAATCAGCGCAAAAACGGGTTGAAGGTAATAACTATGACACCCGTAAAAACGTCTTAGAGTATGATGAAGTTATGCGTGAACAACGTGAAGTAATTTATGGCCAACGACTTGAAGTGATTACTAGTAAAGAATCATTAACACCTTATGTTAAAGCGATGATTAAACGAACTATTTCGCGTCAAGTAGCTTATGCGACTGAAGGTGAAAAGAAAAACTGGCAATTAGAAAGCCTCCTCGATTATGCTAAAGCTAATTTGGTTTCACCTGATTCGATTACTTTAGCGGATTTAGAAAACAAAAATGCCGACGAATTAACGGATTATTTGTATAGTATTACTGAAGCAGCTTATGATGAAAAAATTGGACAGTTAAACGGACCTGAACAAGTCATGGAGTTTGAAAAAGTAATTATTCTTAAAGTGGTGGACAGTAAATGGACAGACCATATCGATATGATGGATAATTTACGCCAAGGTGTTGGTTTAAGAGCCTATGCTCAAACAAACCCATTGACTGAATATCAAACAGAAGGTTATGATCGTTTCCAAGAAATGATTGCGGCGATTGAACAAGATGTCACACGTTTTGTCATGAAAGCACAAATTCGTCAAAATGTAGAACGTGAACAAGTTAATCAATCGAACCCAAGACCAGCAAAACGTCCAGTACCAACGGCTTAA
- the hpf gene encoding ribosome hibernation-promoting factor, HPF/YfiA family: MFTYNVRGENIEVTKAIRDYAEKKVAKLERFFEDVPDATAYVNLKVYPDKTAKAEVTIPLSFLVLRAEETTPDLYASIDFVVDKLERQVRKYKTKINRKSREKGYSGISNGANLEAAEAANQAPTTTATTEPELEIVRSKRINLKPMDSEEAVLQMNMLGHDFFIYTDAETMDISIVYRRKDGRYGLIETTSN; this comes from the coding sequence ATGTTTACTTATAACGTTCGTGGGGAAAATATTGAGGTAACCAAAGCGATTCGGGATTATGCAGAGAAAAAGGTGGCCAAACTTGAGCGCTTTTTCGAAGATGTACCTGATGCAACGGCTTACGTCAATTTAAAGGTTTACCCAGATAAAACAGCCAAAGCTGAAGTGACTATCCCACTGTCTTTCTTGGTCTTGCGTGCGGAAGAAACAACCCCAGACTTATATGCAAGTATTGATTTTGTAGTGGATAAACTTGAGCGTCAAGTTAGAAAATATAAAACAAAAATTAATCGTAAATCGCGTGAAAAGGGTTATTCAGGTATTTCAAATGGTGCCAACTTAGAAGCAGCTGAAGCGGCTAACCAAGCACCAACCACAACAGCTACTACTGAACCTGAATTAGAGATCGTGCGTTCAAAACGAATCAACCTCAAACCAATGGATAGTGAAGAAGCAGTGTTACAAATGAACATGTTAGGGCATGACTTTTTTATTTATACGGACGCTGAAACGATGGATATCAGTATTGTCTATCGTCGTAAAGATGGTCGCTATGGTTTGATTGAAACAACTTCCAATTAA
- a CDS encoding ComF family protein produces the protein MDDKTNKYTYCYDCFRWLQTYPEAILAHQAIFQYDEVFSEWLSRLKYHGDVRLAKIMVDTLSEIYLQYEDYAWIILPSSPESIHERGFHSTAILLMEAGIAFSEPFDYIGDGRKQAKKARDERIQLGQSFQIKSDFVFNQSKYLIFDDVYTTGATLLQAKNLLRLALIAGESDALVESLTLAHHQMLD, from the coding sequence ATGGATGATAAAACTAATAAATATACCTATTGTTATGACTGTTTTCGTTGGCTTCAAACCTATCCCGAAGCCATTTTAGCCCATCAAGCTATCTTTCAGTATGATGAGGTATTTAGTGAATGGTTAAGTCGCTTGAAATATCATGGGGATGTACGTTTAGCTAAAATAATGGTTGATACGCTGAGCGAAATTTATTTGCAGTATGAAGATTATGCATGGATAATCTTGCCGAGTTCACCAGAGAGTATTCATGAAAGAGGTTTTCATAGTACAGCGATCTTATTGATGGAGGCTGGGATAGCTTTTAGTGAACCGTTTGATTATATTGGAGATGGTCGTAAACAAGCGAAAAAAGCCCGTGACGAGAGGATACAGCTAGGTCAATCATTTCAGATTAAATCTGATTTTGTTTTTAATCAAAGTAAATACCTTATTTTTGATGATGTGTATACAACGGGCGCTACCCTGTTACAAGCTAAAAATTTATTAAGACTTGCTTTAATTGCGGGTGAAAGTGACGCCTTAGTAGAATCGCTCACCTTAGCGCATCATCAAATGTTAGATTAA